Proteins encoded together in one Eriocheir sinensis breed Jianghai 21 chromosome 41, ASM2467909v1, whole genome shotgun sequence window:
- the LOC127009505 gene encoding knirps-related protein-like isoform X3, producing MSQLCKVCGEPAAGFHFGAFTCEGCKSFFGRTYNNLSSLNECKNSGRCIINKKTRTSCKSCRLRKCLMVGMSKSGSRYGRRSNWFKIHYLMQGNNNNNNSNNVNNNLSPNPSVTTSGDLSGSDHSVTLSYASSSPGLASPASESKTLSPDFRDFKITPDFKLSPDFKLSPEFKLGSDLKASLDCKGLNSPTPSSSESHNSDSSLDLSEKSLFPPYPEHLYPKELLALYNLPALAPHLPPYMSPTSLAHRYLYPYYPSLLTVYSRRQYLDSLLQKARQSEASATIDVEDEPRDLASPNREFTPPTKFFKPNTIRPHHEMKVAVKSSRHSPVRGLLPLRPELHGRDILSGYNPGHDLTPRSSPDMVPVAATAPQDLPIDLSVKNKSPSPQRIDSDDERSLSSSPHVIEDEEKEENNDDDEVEEEGERKKEEQETPLDLSSVRMG from the exons ATGAGCCAACTGTGCAAAGTGTGTGGAGAGCCCGCGGCAGGCTTCCACTTCGGCGCCTTCACCTGCGAGGGCTGCAAG TCGTTCTTCGGGAGGACGTACAACAACCTGTCATCTCTGAACGAGTGCAAGAACAGCGGCCGCTGCATCATCAACAAGAAGACGCGGACCTCCTGCAAGAGCTGCCGCCTTCGCAAGTGCTTGATGGTGGGCATGTCCAAGAGTGGCTCACGCTACGGCCGCCGCTCCAACTGGTTCAAGATACACTACTTAATgcagggcaacaacaacaacaacaatagcaataacgTGAATAACAACCTCAGTCCCAACCCGTCCGTGACTACCAGCGGCGACCTGTCCGGCAGCGATCACTCCGTCACTCTCTCCTACGCGTCTTCGTCTCCGGGCCTCGCTAGTCCGGCCTCAGAGTCAAAGACGCTTAGTCCAGATTTCAGGGACTTTAAGATAACTCCGGACTTCAAACTGAGTCCAGACTTTAAGTTGAGCCCGGAGTTCAAGCTTGGGTCCGACCTCAAAGCTAGCTTAGACTGTAAAGGACTCAACTCTCCAACGCCTTCGTCGTCAGAATCCCATAACTCAGACTCGTCGTTGGATCTGAGTGAAAAGTCTCTCTTCCCGCCGTACCCAGAGCACCTGTACCCGAAGGAGCTGCTGGCCCTGTACAACCTCCCCGCCCTGGCCCCGCACCTGCCGCCCTACATGTCCCCAACCTCCCTCGCCCACCGCTACCTCTACCCCTACTACCCCTCGCTCCTGACAGTCTACTCACGCCGCCAGTACCTCGACTCACTGCTGCAGAAGGCGCGGCAAAGTGAAGCCTCAGCAACCATTGATGTTGAAGATGAGCCGAGGGACCTCGCTTCTCCCAACCGGGAATTCACGCCGCCGACAAAGTTTTTCAAACCCAACACTATCCGTCCTCATCACGAGATGAAGGTGGCGGTGAAGTCATCGCGTCACTCCCCGGTCAGAGGCCTTCTGCCACTGCGCCCGGAGCTCCATGGGCGCGACATTCTCTCGGGGTACAACCCTGGCCACGACCTGACGCCGAGGAGCAGCCCAGACATGgttcccgtcgctgctaccgctCCCCAAGACCTCCCCATCGACCTCAGCGTCAAGAACAAGTCCCCCAGTCCACAAAGGATCGACAGTGACGATGAGAGGTCGCTCTCCAGTAGTCCTCATGTAatagaggacgaagaaaaggaggaaaataatgatgacgatgaagtagaggaggaaggagaaaggaaaaaggaggagcaagagacgCCTCTGGACCTAAGCTCAGTGAGGATGGGCTAG